One region of Chaetodon auriga isolate fChaAug3 chromosome 5, fChaAug3.hap1, whole genome shotgun sequence genomic DNA includes:
- the mrpl1 gene encoding large ribosomal subunit protein uL1m isoform X2, with amino-acid sequence MATCTRTMWKVLAGCQRQLTAPRNLPVRTFAAVRAQKKDKNEDTKVKEKRVIDDKDRHKPFSKTAWVPMDDVYIMRYYPRTVYGAADAIDMLKNFQALDFTPHKQPVYIDLRLIMKLEKKRKVDPFVSTVQLPHRFKTELNKVLVFTEDANQAKVAQENGAVRVGGTELIQPILDDQISADFYVAVPDILPKILPLKNKLRKKFPKSKRGTVSIHIPKMLELFRTGHDYMVEDDCYVRTQIATLDMPREHIFANLQAILIDVCSHRPASMGPFIERAIIASQTSEALWFKSEDVLPKPAEEDAEE; translated from the exons ATGGCAACTTGCACGCGGACTATGTGGAAAG TTTTAGCAGGATGTCAGAGGCAG CTGACTGCACCGAGGAATCTACCTGTCAGGacttttgctgctgtcag ggcacaaaagaaagacaagaacgAGGACACAAAGGTGAAGGAAAAGAGGGTAATTGATGACAAAGACAGGCATAAGCCCTTCAGCAAGACGGCCTGGGTGCCGATGGATGACGTGTACATTATGAGGTACTACCCCAGGACGGTCTATGGCGCAGCAGATGCCATCGACATGCTGAAGAACTTTCAAGCGTTGGACTTCACTCCCCACAAGCAGCCCGTTTACATCGATCTGAGGCTCATcatgaaactggaaaaaaag AGAAAAGTGGACCCCTTTGTCAGCACGGTTCAGTTACCGCACCGCTTCAAGACTGAGCTCAACAAAGTTTTAGTTTTTACCGAG gatGCTAATCAAGCTAAAGTGGCGCAGGAGAACGGAGCTGTGCGTGTTGGAGGAACAGAGCTCATTCAGCCG ATCTTAGACGACCAGATTTCAGCAGACTTCTACGTGGCCGTGCCAGATATCCTGCCCAAGATTCtaccactgaaaaacaaactgaggaagAAGTTTCCAAAGAGCAAGAGAG gcacCGTCAGCATCCACATTCCCAAGATGTTGGAGTTGTTTAGAACAGGTCATGACTACATGGTGGAGGACGACTGCTACGTCAGGACCCAGATAGCCACC CTCGACATGCCCAGAGAACACATCTTTGCCAACCTGCAAGCGATCCTGATTGATGTTTGCTCCCACCGACCAGCCAGTATGG gaCCCTTCATCGAGCGGGCCATCATCGCCAGTCAGACCAGTGAGGCTCTGTGGTTCAAGAGCGAAGACGTTTTACCAAAACCAGCAGAGGAGGATGCGGAGGAATGA
- the mrpl1 gene encoding large ribosomal subunit protein uL1m isoform X1 has product MATCTRTMWKVLAGCQRQLLRAGGPAYTGASLTAPRNLPVRTFAAVRAQKKDKNEDTKVKEKRVIDDKDRHKPFSKTAWVPMDDVYIMRYYPRTVYGAADAIDMLKNFQALDFTPHKQPVYIDLRLIMKLEKKRKVDPFVSTVQLPHRFKTELNKVLVFTEDANQAKVAQENGAVRVGGTELIQPILDDQISADFYVAVPDILPKILPLKNKLRKKFPKSKRGTVSIHIPKMLELFRTGHDYMVEDDCYVRTQIATLDMPREHIFANLQAILIDVCSHRPASMGPFIERAIIASQTSEALWFKSEDVLPKPAEEDAEE; this is encoded by the exons ATGGCAACTTGCACGCGGACTATGTGGAAAG TTTTAGCAGGATGTCAGAGGCAGCTGCTGAGAGCCGGGGGTCCCGCCTACACAGGCGCCTCACTGACTGCACCGAGGAATCTACCTGTCAGGacttttgctgctgtcag ggcacaaaagaaagacaagaacgAGGACACAAAGGTGAAGGAAAAGAGGGTAATTGATGACAAAGACAGGCATAAGCCCTTCAGCAAGACGGCCTGGGTGCCGATGGATGACGTGTACATTATGAGGTACTACCCCAGGACGGTCTATGGCGCAGCAGATGCCATCGACATGCTGAAGAACTTTCAAGCGTTGGACTTCACTCCCCACAAGCAGCCCGTTTACATCGATCTGAGGCTCATcatgaaactggaaaaaaag AGAAAAGTGGACCCCTTTGTCAGCACGGTTCAGTTACCGCACCGCTTCAAGACTGAGCTCAACAAAGTTTTAGTTTTTACCGAG gatGCTAATCAAGCTAAAGTGGCGCAGGAGAACGGAGCTGTGCGTGTTGGAGGAACAGAGCTCATTCAGCCG ATCTTAGACGACCAGATTTCAGCAGACTTCTACGTGGCCGTGCCAGATATCCTGCCCAAGATTCtaccactgaaaaacaaactgaggaagAAGTTTCCAAAGAGCAAGAGAG gcacCGTCAGCATCCACATTCCCAAGATGTTGGAGTTGTTTAGAACAGGTCATGACTACATGGTGGAGGACGACTGCTACGTCAGGACCCAGATAGCCACC CTCGACATGCCCAGAGAACACATCTTTGCCAACCTGCAAGCGATCCTGATTGATGTTTGCTCCCACCGACCAGCCAGTATGG gaCCCTTCATCGAGCGGGCCATCATCGCCAGTCAGACCAGTGAGGCTCTGTGGTTCAAGAGCGAAGACGTTTTACCAAAACCAGCAGAGGAGGATGCGGAGGAATGA